The proteins below are encoded in one region of Caballeronia sp. SL2Y3:
- a CDS encoding UdgX family uracil-DNA binding protein (This protein belongs to the uracil DNA glycosylase superfamily, members of which act in excision repair of DNA. However, it belongs more specifically to UdgX branch, whose founding member was found to bind uracil in DNA (where it does not belong), without cleaving it, appears to promote DNA repair by a pathway involving RecA, rather than base excision.): MKSVTLDPSFAAWRTVARSLVMEGVPPEDVLWRESSASATVFGTVGSPCGPANPNAPKPVKIAREFLAMLETAACYRAPDRWPFLYKVLWRWTQGDRAVASPEDEDGQRLLRMIEIVEAEETRMRKTLRFRHRDSSLGPPEFISWCEPVHDLLEHAAMYFATRMGSATWMIATPHGAAFWDGALLRVDRTSEPEEKPMDFGVGPDAMSGEAVSGDAIEALWLAYYESTFTPAQENAAEMASHMPVRYWKNSENKRADPALIARADPYTRRDRHPCNVPADMEVALNTDLEPLNGTSLKEPPSLDACKRCSLWRNATQAVPGAGPAGARVMLVGEQPGDHEDRAGKPFVGPAGQLLDEAIREAQLERESLYLTNAVKHFKWDAHGKDNERLHVTPSQREREACRHWLDEELTRIGPKVVVALGATALKALTGHRTALSEYLGKTIEHKGRIVVPTYHPSYLLRLTDDKIRAEVFGTIVEALVFAQQIADGTATVRTPIKDPTDPTR, encoded by the coding sequence ATGAAAAGCGTCACTCTTGATCCGTCGTTCGCTGCATGGCGCACCGTTGCGCGCTCGCTCGTCATGGAGGGCGTGCCGCCGGAAGACGTGCTGTGGCGGGAGTCGAGCGCATCGGCAACCGTGTTCGGCACCGTCGGTTCGCCGTGCGGCCCGGCGAATCCGAATGCGCCAAAGCCCGTGAAGATCGCCCGCGAATTTCTCGCCATGCTGGAAACGGCGGCGTGTTACCGCGCGCCGGACCGCTGGCCGTTTCTTTACAAGGTGCTGTGGCGCTGGACGCAGGGCGACCGCGCGGTGGCATCGCCGGAAGACGAGGACGGGCAGCGGCTCCTTCGAATGATCGAAATCGTGGAGGCGGAAGAAACCAGAATGCGCAAGACGCTGCGCTTCCGGCACCGGGATTCGTCGCTCGGGCCGCCGGAGTTCATCAGCTGGTGCGAGCCGGTGCACGATCTGCTGGAGCACGCCGCCATGTATTTCGCCACGCGCATGGGCAGCGCCACGTGGATGATCGCCACGCCGCACGGCGCGGCGTTCTGGGACGGCGCCCTGCTGCGCGTGGACCGCACGAGCGAGCCGGAGGAAAAGCCCATGGACTTCGGCGTGGGCCCGGACGCCATGAGCGGCGAGGCCGTGAGCGGCGACGCCATCGAGGCATTGTGGCTCGCGTATTACGAGAGCACCTTCACGCCAGCGCAGGAAAATGCCGCCGAAATGGCGTCGCACATGCCGGTGCGCTACTGGAAGAACTCGGAAAACAAGCGCGCCGATCCCGCGCTGATCGCCCGGGCCGATCCTTACACGCGGCGCGACCGCCATCCGTGCAACGTGCCGGCGGACATGGAAGTCGCGCTGAATACGGATCTGGAGCCGCTCAACGGCACGTCGCTGAAGGAGCCACCCTCGCTCGACGCGTGCAAACGCTGCTCGCTCTGGCGCAACGCGACGCAGGCCGTGCCGGGCGCGGGTCCGGCGGGGGCGCGCGTCATGCTGGTCGGCGAGCAGCCGGGCGACCACGAAGACCGCGCGGGCAAGCCGTTCGTCGGCCCGGCGGGGCAACTGCTCGACGAGGCTATCCGCGAGGCGCAGCTCGAACGCGAGTCGCTTTATCTGACCAACGCGGTAAAGCATTTCAAGTGGGACGCGCACGGAAAGGACAACGAGCGGCTGCATGTCACGCCGTCGCAGCGCGAGCGCGAAGCCTGCCGCCATTGGCTCGACGAAGAACTGACGCGCATCGGGCCGAAGGTGGTCGTCGCGCTCGGGGCCACGGCGCTCAAGGCGCTGACCGGGCATCGCACGGCGCTTTCCGAGTATCTCGGCAAGACAATCGAGCACAAGGGGCGCATTGTCGTGCCGACCTATCATCCGTCGTATCTGCTGCGCCTGACCGACGACAAAATCCGCGCGGAAGTGTTCGGAACGATTGTCGAGGCGCTCGTGTTCGCGCAACAGATCGCCGACGGCACCGCCACCGTGCGCACGCCGATAAAGGACCCGACGGACCCGACGCGCTGA
- a CDS encoding NTP transferase domain-containing protein: MTYSSTATGILLAAGLGTRFDPSGLQNKLLATLPGGTPVVFQSARRLLSVASDVIAVVRPGAEKLADVLNEAGCDVIFSADAVRGMGATLAAAVRATSEAEGWIVALGDMPWIEPATIEAVARPLDAGAALVAPAYRGQRGHPVGFGLTHRATLAALDGDAGARAIFATAAPLLVEVDDPNVLRDVDQPGDLQQG, translated from the coding sequence ATGACCTACTCGTCGACTGCGACCGGCATCCTGCTGGCGGCGGGCCTCGGCACCCGCTTCGATCCTTCCGGCCTGCAAAACAAGCTCCTCGCGACACTGCCCGGCGGCACGCCGGTCGTGTTCCAGTCCGCGCGGCGGCTGCTTTCGGTCGCCTCCGACGTAATCGCGGTCGTGCGGCCGGGCGCCGAGAAGCTCGCGGACGTGCTCAACGAAGCCGGCTGCGACGTGATTTTCAGCGCGGACGCCGTGCGCGGCATGGGCGCAACGCTCGCCGCCGCGGTGCGCGCGACCTCCGAAGCCGAAGGATGGATCGTCGCGCTCGGCGACATGCCGTGGATCGAGCCCGCGACGATCGAGGCCGTCGCGCGGCCGCTGGATGCGGGCGCGGCGCTCGTCGCGCCGGCGTATCGCGGGCAGCGCGGGCATCCGGTCGGCTTCGGGCTGACGCATCGCGCGACGCTCGCCGCCCTGGACGGCGACGCCGGAGCGCGCGCCATTTTCGCGACAGCGGCGCCGCTTCTGGTGGAAGTCGACGACCCGAACGTGTTGCGCGACGTCGATCAGCCGGGTGATCTGCAGCAGGGCTGA
- a CDS encoding xanthine dehydrogenase family protein molybdopterin-binding subunit: MSVIGQPMDRTDGVLKVTGQARYCGDNSEAKLAHAVLITSTVAKGRIASIDASRAQSMPGVLFVMTYRNAMRLPHSGVPDAQPPAIRGLSLLQNNEVRYSNEPVAVVVADTLEHAQGAARFVDIRYDAATPNADFDRARPTAYQPQKMMGRAITTQRGDVDAGLRQGPTRLNTVYTTPIEHHNPMEPHATLARWDGPKLTLHDTTQGVSGARSSVAKFFGIPEDDVRVICPFVGGGFGCKGSVWSHVVLAAMAAKQTGRPVKLVLDRTQMFGMVGNRPFTEQRIAVSAREDGAMTGMRHDVVSTTSTFEDWTESSAIVTRMSYAVPNLSTSHKLVKLDVGTPTFMRAPGEMSGSFALETAMDEMAYQLAMDPLALRIKNYANMEPQDKKPWSSKALMECYQEGAQKFGWSKRRAAPRSMREGNTLIGWGMATATYPANRSESSAIARTLPDGTAMVAAGTQDLGTGTYTVMTQVAADALGFPPGYVNFALGDSSLPKAPGSGGSQSVASVSPAVQAASRQARDQLIAMAIADRGSPVAGLSREDVTVANGWVVSRSNPDKRDPAAAVIARNGGRPIEAIATTKPGDEKKEYAFHSFGAVFAEVHVDAELGTIRVPRIVGVYDVGNLLNEKTAHSQLMGGIVWGVGSALMEKSDLDPRYGRYTNANLAEYHVPVNADIGQIDIAFVGKPDPFINPLGVRGIGEIGITGVAGAIGNAVYHATGVRVRDLPITLDKVMPRTA, encoded by the coding sequence ATGAGTGTCATCGGTCAACCGATGGATCGCACGGACGGCGTGCTGAAGGTGACGGGCCAGGCGCGCTATTGCGGCGACAACAGCGAGGCCAAGCTCGCGCATGCGGTGCTCATCACGAGCACGGTGGCAAAAGGCCGCATCGCGTCGATCGACGCGAGCCGCGCGCAGTCCATGCCCGGCGTGCTCTTCGTGATGACGTACCGCAACGCGATGCGCCTGCCGCACAGCGGCGTGCCCGACGCGCAGCCGCCCGCCATTCGCGGCCTGTCGCTGCTGCAAAACAACGAGGTGCGCTACAGCAACGAGCCGGTGGCGGTCGTCGTCGCGGATACGCTCGAACATGCGCAGGGCGCGGCGCGTTTCGTCGATATTCGCTATGACGCCGCCACGCCGAACGCCGATTTCGACCGCGCGAGGCCCACGGCGTATCAGCCGCAAAAGATGATGGGCCGCGCGATCACGACGCAGCGCGGCGACGTGGATGCCGGCCTGCGTCAGGGTCCGACGCGGCTGAACACGGTCTACACGACGCCTATCGAGCATCACAATCCGATGGAGCCGCACGCCACGCTCGCGCGCTGGGACGGCCCGAAGCTCACGCTCCACGACACGACGCAAGGCGTCTCCGGCGCGCGCAGTTCGGTGGCGAAGTTCTTCGGCATTCCGGAGGACGACGTGCGCGTGATCTGCCCGTTCGTCGGCGGCGGCTTCGGCTGCAAGGGCTCCGTGTGGTCGCATGTCGTCCTGGCCGCGATGGCCGCGAAGCAGACGGGGCGGCCGGTCAAGCTCGTGCTCGATCGCACGCAGATGTTCGGCATGGTCGGCAACCGGCCGTTCACCGAGCAGCGCATCGCGGTCAGCGCGCGCGAGGACGGGGCGATGACCGGCATGCGCCACGACGTCGTGTCGACCACATCGACGTTCGAGGACTGGACCGAAAGCTCGGCGATCGTCACGCGCATGTCGTACGCGGTGCCGAATCTCTCCACGTCGCACAAGCTCGTGAAGCTCGATGTCGGCACGCCGACCTTCATGCGCGCGCCGGGCGAAATGAGCGGCTCGTTCGCGCTGGAAACGGCGATGGACGAAATGGCGTATCAGCTCGCGATGGACCCGCTCGCGTTGCGCATCAAGAACTACGCGAACATGGAGCCGCAGGACAAAAAGCCGTGGTCCAGCAAGGCGCTGATGGAGTGCTATCAGGAAGGCGCGCAGAAGTTCGGCTGGTCGAAGCGCCGCGCCGCGCCGAGGTCGATGCGCGAAGGCAATACGCTCATCGGCTGGGGCATGGCGACGGCCACGTATCCGGCCAATCGCAGCGAATCGTCCGCGATCGCGCGCACTCTGCCCGACGGCACCGCGATGGTCGCTGCCGGCACGCAGGATCTCGGCACCGGCACGTACACCGTGATGACGCAAGTGGCGGCGGACGCGCTCGGCTTTCCGCCCGGCTACGTCAACTTCGCGCTCGGCGATTCGTCGCTGCCGAAGGCGCCCGGCTCGGGCGGCTCGCAGTCGGTCGCGAGCGTGTCGCCGGCGGTGCAGGCGGCCTCCAGACAGGCGCGCGATCAGCTCATCGCGATGGCGATCGCCGACCGCGGCTCGCCCGTCGCGGGACTGTCGCGCGAGGACGTGACCGTGGCCAACGGCTGGGTCGTGAGCCGCTCGAACCCGGACAAGCGCGATCCGGCGGCGGCCGTGATCGCGCGCAACGGCGGCAGGCCGATCGAAGCCATCGCGACGACGAAGCCCGGCGACGAGAAAAAGGAGTACGCGTTCCACTCGTTCGGCGCGGTGTTCGCGGAAGTGCACGTCGATGCCGAATTGGGCACGATCCGCGTGCCGCGCATCGTCGGCGTGTACGACGTCGGCAATCTGCTCAACGAAAAGACCGCGCATAGCCAGTTGATGGGCGGCATCGTGTGGGGCGTCGGCTCGGCGCTGATGGAAAAGAGCGATCTCGACCCGCGCTATGGCCGCTATACCAACGCCAATCTCGCGGAGTACCACGTGCCGGTGAACGCGGATATTGGACAGATCGACATCGCGTTCGTCGGCAAGCCGGACCCGTTCATCAATCCGCTGGGCGTGCGGGGAATCGGCGAGATCGGCATCACGGGCGTGGCGGGAGCGATCGGCAATGCGGTGTATCACGCGACGGGCGTGCGCGTGCGGGATCTGCCGATCACGCTCGACAAAGTGATGCCGCGCACCGCCTGA
- a CDS encoding xanthine dehydrogenase family protein subunit M: MDAISYQRAADIGSAVQAGGQPGTVFIGGGTNLLDLMKNGVARPARLVDITHIDGLGGVTPLPDGGLRIGALVRNSDAANHTWVRERYPLLSQALLAGASAQLRNMATVGGNLMQRTRCYYFYDTGFPQCNKRAPGSGCAALDGNTRIHAILGASNQCIATNPSDMSVALAALDAVVRVTGPNGERVIPFAEFHRLPGDRPDLDTTLKPGELITAVDLPPPLFAGHSKYLKIRDRASYAFALVSVAAALQMDGNTVRTARIALGGVAHKPWRASATEAALVGKTLDAATLQSAAALAVQGAQPRRDNAFKVTLAQRAIVRAVKQAGGVA; the protein is encoded by the coding sequence ATGGACGCGATCTCCTATCAGCGCGCCGCCGACATCGGCTCGGCGGTGCAGGCGGGCGGCCAGCCGGGCACGGTGTTCATCGGCGGCGGCACCAACCTGCTCGATCTCATGAAGAACGGCGTGGCGCGCCCGGCGCGGCTCGTCGATATCACGCATATCGACGGCCTCGGCGGCGTGACGCCGTTGCCGGACGGCGGCTTGCGCATCGGCGCGCTCGTGCGCAACAGCGACGCCGCCAATCACACGTGGGTGCGCGAGCGGTATCCGCTGCTGTCGCAGGCGCTGCTCGCGGGCGCGTCGGCGCAACTGCGCAACATGGCGACCGTCGGCGGCAATCTGATGCAGCGCACGCGCTGCTATTACTTCTACGACACCGGCTTTCCCCAATGCAACAAGCGCGCGCCGGGCAGCGGATGCGCCGCGCTCGACGGCAATACGCGCATTCACGCGATTCTCGGCGCGAGCAATCAGTGCATCGCGACGAATCCGTCGGACATGAGCGTGGCGCTCGCCGCGCTCGATGCCGTCGTGCGCGTGACTGGCCCGAACGGCGAGCGCGTCATTCCGTTCGCGGAGTTCCATCGGCTGCCGGGCGACCGGCCCGATCTCGATACGACGCTCAAGCCGGGCGAGCTGATCACCGCCGTCGATCTGCCGCCGCCGCTTTTCGCCGGCCACTCGAAGTATCTGAAGATCCGCGACCGGGCGAGCTATGCGTTCGCGCTCGTCTCGGTGGCGGCCGCGTTGCAGATGGACGGCAACACGGTCAGGACCGCGCGCATCGCGCTCGGCGGCGTCGCGCATAAACCGTGGCGCGCGAGCGCGACCGAGGCGGCGCTCGTCGGCAAGACGCTCGATGCCGCCACGCTGCAAAGCGCCGCCGCGCTCGCCGTGCAGGGCGCACAGCCGCGACGCGACAACGCGTTCAAGGTGACGCTCGCGCAACGGGCGATCGTGCGCGCCGTAAAACAAGCAGGAGGTGTCGCATGA
- a CDS encoding (2Fe-2S)-binding protein, whose protein sequence is MSPVNRASPSVDDAAQKPSRRRFLQSAAAAAAVTATPLAHAQQAGAQQADAQASTPMPPSAAPVMPVKLTINGHPYELQVEARTTLLDALREYAGLTGTKKGCDRGQCGACTVIVGGRRIDSCLTLAVMHEGESVTTVEGLAPAADSLSPLQQAFIEKDAFQCGYCTPGQLCSATALIDEYRNGDASAATADVRFRPPQLSDDEIRERMSGNICRCGAYPNIVAAVKTVASTRS, encoded by the coding sequence ATGTCTCCAGTCAATAGAGCTTCACCTTCCGTCGACGACGCGGCGCAAAAGCCGTCGCGCAGGCGCTTTCTTCAATCGGCCGCGGCGGCAGCGGCCGTGACCGCGACGCCGCTTGCGCACGCGCAGCAAGCCGGCGCGCAGCAAGCGGACGCGCAGGCATCCACGCCGATGCCGCCATCCGCCGCGCCGGTCATGCCGGTCAAGCTGACCATCAACGGCCATCCGTACGAATTGCAGGTCGAAGCGCGCACCACGCTGCTCGACGCGTTGCGTGAATACGCGGGACTCACCGGCACGAAGAAAGGCTGCGACCGCGGACAGTGCGGCGCGTGCACGGTCATCGTCGGCGGCAGGCGGATCGATTCGTGTCTCACGCTCGCCGTCATGCACGAGGGCGAAAGCGTGACGACCGTCGAGGGCCTCGCGCCCGCCGCCGACAGCCTGAGTCCGCTGCAACAGGCGTTCATCGAAAAGGATGCCTTCCAGTGCGGCTACTGCACGCCGGGTCAGTTGTGCTCGGCGACGGCGCTCATCGACGAATATCGCAACGGCGACGCGAGCGCCGCCACCGCCGACGTGCGCTTTCGCCCGCCGCAACTCTCGGACGACGAAATCCGCGAGCGCATGAGCGGCAACATCTGCCGCTGCGGCGCGTATCCGAACATCGTCGCGGCGGTGAAGACCGTCGCTTCGACGCGCAGTTAA
- a CDS encoding glycosyltransferase family 9 protein — MSYPQWRGEPLAGKSLLVVTEQGFGDSIQFIRYLPMLKAQGAAKLTVVCPPALAALLESANGVARCVTPDALAALQPHDYWCFLPARAGTTLDTIPRATPYLHASASRIEYWMRRLPDTPKVGIAWSGEPRPWMPDSFGAFSRRWLDASLCELLFATPGVTFVSLQKGPTARAQLAALPARLRPLDPMNDVADFADTAATIASLDLVISVDTAVAHLAGALGKPVWILLCANACWRWLEDRDDSPWYPTARLFRQRAPGQWIEVIERVVDALTDWRRPKDVTPRSP, encoded by the coding sequence GTGTCGTATCCGCAATGGCGCGGCGAACCGCTCGCGGGCAAGTCGCTGCTCGTGGTCACGGAGCAGGGCTTCGGCGACAGCATCCAGTTCATTCGCTATCTGCCGATGCTGAAGGCGCAAGGCGCGGCAAAGCTGACGGTCGTGTGCCCGCCGGCGCTCGCCGCACTGCTCGAATCCGCCAATGGCGTCGCTCGATGCGTCACGCCCGATGCGCTCGCCGCGCTGCAACCGCACGACTACTGGTGCTTTCTGCCCGCGCGCGCGGGCACGACGCTGGACACGATTCCCCGCGCGACGCCGTATCTGCACGCGAGCGCATCGCGCATCGAGTATTGGATGCGCCGCTTGCCGGATACGCCGAAGGTGGGCATCGCATGGTCGGGCGAGCCGCGCCCGTGGATGCCGGACTCGTTCGGCGCGTTCAGCCGCCGCTGGCTCGATGCGTCTCTGTGCGAGCTGCTTTTCGCGACGCCTGGCGTGACGTTCGTAAGCCTGCAAAAAGGCCCGACCGCACGCGCCCAGCTTGCCGCGCTGCCCGCCCGGCTGCGCCCGCTCGATCCGATGAACGACGTCGCCGATTTCGCCGATACCGCCGCGACCATCGCGTCACTGGACCTCGTGATTTCCGTCGATACGGCGGTCGCGCATCTGGCCGGCGCGCTCGGCAAACCGGTGTGGATACTGCTGTGCGCGAACGCCTGCTGGCGCTGGCTGGAGGACCGCGACGACTCGCCGTGGTACCCAACCGCGCGGCTTTTCCGCCAGCGCGCGCCGGGTCAGTGGATCGAGGTGATCGAGCGCGTCGTCGATGCGCTGACCGACTGGCGTCGCCCGAAAGACGTCACGCCTCGCTCTCCATGA
- a CDS encoding GNAT family N-acetyltransferase, whose amino-acid sequence MSTSGTIDLPLLKLLPGPGSEFGPAASDLAAHVLSHARFDSAANAPLPRETFVSVTVDEAMSDEYMFPLGDTGQSVVLTGYRIAAGFIAERAADEWLELAHKARVAQGLPAAPRADEPPLAPDPAEADQLLDRALECAQRILDPVASQPVASLFEAHYRGGREFLRLSWEGLPEDLVPESRRPLAALASSVESGERREKRDYDPYGLQGTDDYDVDRPLAYREKMGPLLFTMTYRHEYPQVDDERLGTAFAVFHEAGSDIVAAAVELKLVKVPPLTKSADLVYTLDTYSGEMLSLALASTEALGHERLCEIYSTHRVIYISKWEVRKPWRGEGLGVALLHQALERLPADVEGRPNALCVAPEPYQTDMRHFEKLPPVLREELRAPGRRLEAHLTNWLETSKLPIATHFFVPMAKHAGIGSAGENARWIDRIMESEA is encoded by the coding sequence ATGAGCACATCGGGCACCATCGACTTACCTCTTCTGAAGCTGCTTCCCGGCCCGGGTTCGGAATTCGGTCCCGCCGCGTCCGACCTCGCCGCGCATGTCCTGTCCCACGCCCGTTTCGACTCGGCGGCCAACGCGCCGCTGCCGCGCGAGACGTTCGTCTCGGTCACGGTGGACGAAGCGATGTCGGACGAGTACATGTTCCCGCTCGGCGATACCGGCCAGTCAGTCGTGCTGACGGGCTATCGGATCGCGGCGGGCTTCATCGCCGAACGCGCCGCCGACGAGTGGCTCGAACTGGCGCACAAGGCGCGCGTCGCGCAAGGGTTGCCCGCCGCGCCGCGAGCCGACGAACCGCCGCTCGCGCCCGATCCCGCCGAAGCCGATCAACTGCTCGACCGCGCGCTCGAATGCGCCCAGCGCATCCTCGATCCGGTCGCGAGCCAGCCGGTCGCGTCGCTGTTCGAGGCACATTACCGTGGCGGACGCGAGTTCCTGCGTCTGTCGTGGGAAGGGCTGCCGGAAGATCTCGTGCCGGAATCGCGCCGGCCGCTTGCCGCGCTGGCGTCGTCGGTGGAAAGCGGCGAGCGCCGCGAAAAGCGCGACTACGACCCGTACGGCCTGCAAGGCACGGACGACTACGACGTGGACCGGCCGCTCGCGTATCGCGAGAAAATGGGCCCGCTGCTTTTCACGATGACGTATCGCCACGAGTATCCGCAAGTGGACGACGAGCGGCTCGGCACCGCGTTCGCCGTCTTTCACGAAGCAGGCAGCGATATCGTCGCGGCGGCGGTCGAACTGAAGCTCGTCAAGGTGCCGCCGCTCACGAAGAGCGCCGATCTCGTCTACACGCTCGACACCTATTCGGGCGAAATGCTCTCGCTTGCGCTCGCATCGACCGAGGCGCTCGGGCACGAGCGGCTGTGCGAAATCTACAGCACGCACCGCGTGATCTACATCAGCAAGTGGGAAGTGCGCAAACCGTGGCGCGGCGAAGGGCTCGGCGTGGCGCTTCTGCATCAGGCGCTGGAGCGCCTTCCCGCCGATGTCGAAGGCCGTCCCAACGCGCTGTGCGTCGCGCCGGAGCCGTATCAGACGGACATGCGTCACTTCGAGAAACTGCCGCCGGTTCTGCGCGAAGAACTGCGAGCGCCCGGGCGGCGGCTGGAAGCGCATCTGACGAACTGGCTCGAAACGTCGAAGCTGCCGATCGCGACGCATTTCTTCGTGCCGATGGCCAAGCACGCGGGCATCGGATCGGCGGGCGAGAACGCGCGCTGGATCGACCGGATCATGGAGAGCGAGGCGTGA
- a CDS encoding GFA family protein, with product MNSEIHEGGCACGAFRFRAKGTPRRVALCHCMTCRRVHGSAFGAYAIFPRDQVEMSGALKTWESSEDGRRHFCPACGSVAYMEFVSRPEVDLPLGAFDETGLFEPAYELWCVHREPWLPSGARPEYAEERTA from the coding sequence ATGAACAGCGAGATTCACGAAGGCGGTTGCGCGTGCGGCGCGTTTCGTTTTCGCGCGAAGGGCACGCCGCGGCGCGTCGCGCTGTGTCACTGCATGACCTGCCGGCGCGTGCACGGCTCGGCGTTCGGCGCGTACGCAATCTTTCCTCGCGATCAAGTGGAGATGAGCGGCGCGCTCAAAACGTGGGAAAGCTCGGAAGACGGGCGGCGGCACTTTTGTCCGGCGTGCGGATCGGTGGCGTACATGGAGTTCGTGAGCCGCCCGGAAGTGGATCTGCCGCTCGGCGCATTCGATGAAACCGGCCTCTTCGAGCCGGCCTACGAGCTTTGGTGCGTGCACCGTGAGCCGTGGCTGCCGAGCGGCGCGCGCCCGGAGTACGCCGAGGAACGGACGGCATGA
- a CDS encoding DUF72 domain-containing protein produces the protein MPAREGHIRIGISGWRYAGWRGVFYPKKLAQARELEFASRAVQTVEINGSHYSLQSLSSWRAWHEATPDGFVFSVKGPRYLTHMLRFRDETAIPAIANFFASGVLALDEKLGPFLWQFPPNFSFKPDSFERFLELLPKDTQAAAALAQQHDTRVKEPWFEARRKRALRHAIEIRHQSFCTDAFVRLLRKHGAALVVSDSVADWPYAEDLTSDFMYLRLHGTETLYGGAYSDDALDGWTRRIERWAAGGQVEDARLISTAAARRRASRDVYCYFDNDQKVQAPFDARRLMERLGVKPESGG, from the coding sequence ATGCCGGCACGCGAGGGACACATTCGCATCGGCATTTCGGGCTGGCGTTATGCCGGCTGGCGCGGCGTGTTCTATCCTAAGAAGCTCGCGCAGGCGCGCGAACTCGAATTCGCATCGCGCGCGGTGCAGACGGTCGAGATCAACGGATCGCATTATTCGCTGCAAAGCTTATCGAGCTGGCGCGCGTGGCACGAGGCCACGCCGGACGGCTTCGTTTTCAGCGTGAAAGGGCCGCGCTATCTGACTCACATGCTGCGTTTTCGCGATGAAACGGCGATTCCCGCCATCGCCAATTTCTTCGCTTCGGGCGTGCTCGCGCTGGACGAAAAGCTCGGGCCTTTCCTGTGGCAGTTTCCGCCGAACTTCAGTTTCAAGCCCGACTCGTTCGAACGGTTTCTCGAACTCTTGCCGAAGGACACGCAAGCTGCCGCCGCGCTCGCGCAGCAGCACGACACGCGCGTGAAAGAGCCGTGGTTCGAGGCGCGGCGCAAGCGGGCGCTGCGCCATGCCATCGAAATCCGCCATCAGAGCTTCTGCACCGATGCCTTCGTGCGGCTCCTGCGCAAGCACGGCGCGGCGCTCGTCGTATCGGACTCCGTGGCGGACTGGCCGTATGCCGAAGACCTCACGTCCGACTTCATGTATTTGCGGCTGCACGGCACCGAAACGCTCTACGGCGGCGCGTATTCCGACGACGCGCTCGACGGCTGGACGCGGCGCATCGAGCGATGGGCGGCGGGCGGGCAGGTGGAGGATGCGCGGCTCATCTCGACGGCGGCGGCGCGCCGCCGCGCATCGCGCGACGTGTACTGCTATTTCGACAACGACCAGAAAGTGCAAGCGCCTTTCGATGCCCGCCGGCTGATGGAACGCCTCGGCGTGAAGCCGGAAAGCGGCGGCTGA